In Agelaius phoeniceus isolate bAgePho1 chromosome 16, bAgePho1.hap1, whole genome shotgun sequence, the DNA window ATGACATCCTCAGCAGGGGCTGTTATGTCGTTGTTATACTCCTCCAGGGTCTTAATGACAGTTCGTTTGGTGTCTGGCTTCTCCTCAGGCTTCCTGACAGGGCTTCCCCCAGTAGAACTCGTGCTGGGAGGAAAAACATGGACATTAGTAATGGAATGCAcacacagccagctctgggaaCATTTTATAAACTGGCTTGTGTTTCAATTCTAAATTCTCAACATTTTCCTCAAGGATGTTCAATTAAGGGAACAGACAAGAGAAAGGCTGAGTCCACTAGCTGAGATTATGAGCAATCAATTAATTTAGTATCTTGCTACTATACATTTAATTAAGAAAGACACAAGATTATCAGATTGGGGACTGTCTGATCTGGTAATTCCTTCATGTCCTATTTCTCCCAATGGCAGATAAATTAGATATCCATTCTTCTTTCAACATGAAAGCAAGCAATTATGGAGAGGTACAGACAGGCAAAGTTTTATCCTTATGCCCCAGTTATTCCTTAGAAAAATGGacatttaaaaagctttttagaTTACCAAGACACTATCTTAAGTCTTCAACCAATGTCATAAATGTTTTGAGTTTGCATCACCAGCAAATGAACACTGCCAGCTTCCTGTGCAGTACAAACTGCTCGTTTTCCTTGACAACAGCTGAGTTTGACCCATGTCTCATAAGGAAGATCATGGATTATTCCCTTGTTTAGCACAAATTTAGTTGTTCCTTTCCTTAAGCACCATAAACAACTggagaaggggaggaggaaagaaagaaaaggaaaagaactgcCTGAGGTACCTGGTGTAATCCACAAGAGTCGAGCTCGCGCCATCAGCTGCCGTCACTTTCCTCCttgcttttccctttgtctTTTCCGCTTTaactttgctgctgctgggctcaggtttCTCCACAGCTTCTTTTCCAGGTGGCACGTTTTCTCCACTCACAATCTTTTTTCCAGTTTCTCGGTTAAGTTTAATCTTTTTGGACGGGTTGttaagaaaagcagctttatcCTTTTCCGGGGTCCGCTCTCCTTTCTCCCCCTCAGGCTCAGCCTTCCCCTTGGGTGATGTTTTCAATTCTGCAGTTTCAGGTTTATAGGCCTTTGCAGAAGTGGCCTCATGTTCTTTatcagccttttcctctgcttttcttttccttttctcaagTTTGGCATCAGAAAGTTTGCTTTTCTCAGCAGGTTTCTTTGACTTCTCCTCCTTGCTGGAGGGCTTCTCTGCCTTGGCTTCTTTAGGATGTTCTTTCTTTGCCTTGTCCTCCTTGGCTGGTCTGGTTTCTGGGTGGTCCTTTGTCACTTTGGGATGAGCCTTCCGTGGTGTACCAAGAGCCTTCTCATCCTTCTGAGAGGAAGAAGTTTTAACACTGTCTGTCTTTGGCAGctcttccttgacttttttcACAGGAGGCTCCATTCGAGGAGATTTTTCGCGATCGGGGTCCaccttttcctgggaagcttTAGCTGGCTTTGCTACGCTGTCTTTCTTTGGAGCAGCTGCCACTTCTACTTTCCGCTTTGTTTTCTCAACCTTTGCTTTTGGCTtatccttctcttttttctccttttcagacaCTGGTTTGAAAGCAATGGAATCTGCTTCCATGGGCTCATCCCTTACAGGGGTGGCATCATCCCTGCTTGGCAGCATGAATAGAGAGTCTGTTTTAGCATCTTCTGTTGGAACTGGCTCTCTTGGTTTTCTTGCCCCTTCTAACAGCTCAACGTTGGGAAATCCTTCACTCTCATccccttttcttctcttccgGTGTTTTTTATGTTTATTGCCCTTGCCATCTCCCAGTGGATTTTCCACCTCCTTCTCTTTTGATTTTGTAGGATCTTTGATGCCATGGCTCTCTCTCCCAGGCTTTTCAGGGTAGTTTCCAGCTACATTACGATTCCTGTGGCTCTGCCCAGCAGGATACTCCTCCCTCCGTCCCCGAGCATATGGTGAATTCTCTCGTCTGGTCCCAGGTGGGCCAAACCGTTCTGGAGAGAAGTTCTCTCTGCTCACCGGAGGCCGTGGCTGAGCACCCACGGCATAGCCCTTGTAAAACTTCTCGTACCACTCTCTGTAGTTCCTCTCCCATTCTCTGTACCTCTCCTTCTCAAAGGGGTCTCTGAAGTCCACCGAGCGGCCGTAGTAGGCCTTCATGTCGTACGGGGGCACCTCTCGGTAGCGGTTGAAGTACTCGCGCTCGGCCTCGCCCTGCGGGACCGTCCGTTTGGTGGGGGACTGGCCCCGGAACACCGGAGACCTGGAGCGGGAGTGGTAGCGCCTGTACGGGGGcgagcgggagcgggagcggtGGTAGCCGTGCGAGCGCGAGCGGGAGCGGTAGTTCCGACTCTTCCCTTTGCCTCGTCTCTGATAGGGCGGCGACCGCGAGTAGGAGCGGGAATGGGAGCGGCTGAAGGAGCGCGAGTAGGAGCGGGAGCGCGATGAACCTGAGCGTGACTTGGAGTAGGTGTACGAGCTTCTAGAGTAAGACGAAGCGCTATAGGGAGACTTGGACcttaaaaaaacacaacaaaaaaaaccagatgAAGTTAATTCCAAACAGTCTTTCTCCTCAAATCTTTTCCTCccacatttattttttctttcctctccacATGCTTATGTCAAAGCTTCTTTCAGCTGCTGACATAAAGCTACTGCGAATTGAAGAACTTGATAACACATAAAAGTTTCTGCTCACAAGACAgaacagctgctgctttgttaGTGTCAGAACACACAGAAGGGTCAGTCTACTTCCACTCACTCTATCACATGATCTACCAGAGCTACGGACAGATTTCAGGTGGTTACACTGGCCTCTGCTGGTACGGGAACACGCACATTTGTCACTACTCGGCAACCACATGCAGTGCAAATCATTTCTGTTGCAGTAAGATGAAAAAAGAGCAAATCTGAATGGCTACAGTGCAGAATCACACTGAGAAAACACCACGTAGCCTGAGGACAGCAAAGCCAAATGTTAAAACACCAGCTCGGTCTATTAACCGCACccttttttgggaatttggccAGGATGCACAATCCCAATACTGCAAAGGACCGACAGACAGAACTGTGGAATCCACACTACCAGGCAGGTGTCCCAAAAACATCCTGCACATCCCTCCAGCTCTAACCAAGGCAAGTGACTGCATTGCAAGAAAAATCCCATCTAAAAGCTTCTACCCTCAGTCTCTAGTCACATGCCCCAGTGCCATGACCCTGGGAAAGCTCCTGACAGCACTGCTAAACTACTCCTGCccaagggatttttggggacaGAAAACAGCAGCTACCCTCGGGTTCTTTCTACTGTTTTTTAATGAATCATTTCACATGATTCATATGTTCATTAGCATCATTCCTCCTCTCCAAGTCCCTCACTAATTTCAGATTTCCTTAGAAATAAGTCTGAGCTTTTAATTGCCAAGAAAAATCTAACAATGTCACCCAACAAGTGAAAGCCCCCAGTCTGCAGTCCAGGTTCAAGCATCTCATGTATCCACATGAGATGgacaaaagcagaaatgagGACGATTTCTCTCACCTATCTCCTCCAAACTGCTTGGACTGCTCGGTTGCAATCAGAATAGCAAGATGCTGAAAATCCAGCCCTTACAGCTATTCTGTTCCTGACCTCCTCAGGGCTGTCAGGCAGTGAAGGATGCTACTGCAGAGATACCTTAGCAAGACAGATGCTTAGCGCTCCTTAGTGCCTGCTGCCCAATGCTAATTCAGTCACCTGCAATCTCTGCCACACTGGAGCCAATAACTTGCATATGACACTCCTGTCACTGCTCATCCCTCAATCATCCAATCCATCTAACGACAGGGAGGTGGAGTGGAACTCCTCCTGATTCCTCTAGACAATCTGCTTCTCCATTACGGACATGTAAAGCAGTTACCTGGAAAACGAACGCCTACGCTCCTTTTGAATCTTTTTATATTCCATCAATTCCTTAGCAAAATCATTTGTAAACTCATCAAGTTTggactttttcttttccctgttaAAATAAGTTTGACCTTTATTACAATTATAGTTTGACCTTTATTACAAAAGACATCAAGAAACAAAACATGGCCAATATGAGAAAATGTTTACTGCATGCAATGCAAAAGGTGAACATCCTATTTAAGCAAAAACAGTTCCTACAAGTTTTAGGAAAAGTTCTAGAATTACATTTGTCTTGGTTTAGCTTTGCATATTTACCATCTGCGATGAAAAAGTATATTGGAAGAAACACTAAGTCACTTTTGCTAGGTCAGATGCACTTTAGCGTAACCGCAGTCCAATACGCTCCCCCGATACAGACATGAAAACAAGGCAACGTTAGCGAGCCAAATACTTACTCCTCTTTAAGCCTCCGTTGCTCTCTGTAAAACTCCTCCCTAGAGAGAGGAGGTGCTTGTGTCGTTGGGATGGTGTTTGAATGAGCCGCTGGCACTGCTGTTGGGACCCAAGCTGATGACATGTttgcaggagctgggggatATCCGGGAGGGGGGACAGTGTACCCAGCGGATGGAGGCTGCCCAGGTGGAAACTGAGGAGGAAACTGTGGTGGTGGTACCCccggaggaagaggaagagcatGGGGTGGTGGAGGATACAAGGGAGGTGGAGGCACAGGCACAAAGACTGGTGCTGATGCTGGCAGTGATGGGGCCTGAGTCCTTTGGGCACGGTCACTGTGCGGGCGTCCTCGATTTGAACTTTAAAGAAACCCAAAAACACGTGTCACTGTTTGtcacagcctgccctgagcGTACAGAGGAAAGCGAAGCGGCAGCACGGCGGGAGCACTCCTGGTTCTCACTGGTCTCCGGCTTTCTGTTCACTCGAGACTACACTCAGTCCTGGAGCCTCGTACTTGCCTTGCACATCCtcgccccagcagctccctcagccttctcTCCTTACACTCAGCTTCGGGACTGCGGGCGAGGCTGCCACGAGACCCCCATCTCCCACGAGCCAAGCACCCACTGCTCCTCTGCCCCTCCTGGACACGCCTTGAGCTCTGCACTCCGAGCACTGCGCAGGAATTAACTCACCTCTCACAACTCTCCTAACCTCTCCTACGTGTGCTTCCCGAGCTCCTGCCTCACGATGCATTGGCCTGTTCTTGTCCCtgaattgtttttttttcttgtttactGGATTTGAGATTTTAGATAATCTGGGGGACGGATGCtggattttgttttgatttatcTTTCAGACTTTATAAAAACAATGACCCTTACAGCCTGGCTGTAACAAATCTCTAACAAATGAAGGATTAATTTGACGCTGCGATAACAGATACACAGGCTCCTCTCTCTAATGAGAAAAAGCAGCTTGGTACTTTGAGATGACTAAACTGCAGAAATACAAAACTGTCATAAAAATAACAGCCTCTAATTTTTCAATAATTTGCTCAATCAGTATCAACTAAGTTGTTAAAGAAAGAATGTTGGAGGGTGATTTCTACTGGGAAATCAATTTCTTCAGCCTTATTCAGTCAGCAATCAAAAGGGTGCTTTTCCATTTGAtcttttaattacatttaatttttgtaTGTAATTTAGGCTTCCCAAAAAGTGTTCATTAGTCAGAATCTTCTTTTCAATTATGTAGTggagttttatttttcaataatcTTACTGTAAGTACAGGTCCCCTTTGTTAAAGTTAATTTAAATGAAGCCACTTGAAAATTAATTACCACTTGAATTCTCCACAACTATTATTTCATTATAAATCAGCTGTTGTCTAAGCGATGTGTTACAGATTCATTTACAACCGGTTACAACTAGTAATACATTCAATTTCTGTTGAATACTtacagctcccagcctggcctgcgaAGTGCACCAGCTCTCATTGGATGACCTtttgcagcagggacaggaaaaaaaaaacccagtaagtTTATCTGAAGACAACTTTTTCGATGAAATTCTAAAGTTCTAGTTTCTTACCAGTTGTAGGTATTGATTGTCCTTGAGGGCCCAGTAGACTTGGTATCGCTGGCTGTCTCAGTACAGGAACCTGATAGCCCTTGGGAATAAATGCAAACAGTCACAAAACAAGCTTTACTAGAACATAAGAATCATTGTATGTGATGAAATAAAATCTACCTTCTCTTCCAACAAACTGCTGATTGACAAAGGGGAAGATTtggaaagctcagcagcagtcATCAGAGCAGGAGGCAAAACAGCATCGGCATCACTACAAAAACaacacatttttattattgAAACACTGCTTTTAAGTGAAATATAAtagctatttttaaatataaagtcCAAGGTGAGAAAAGGCTGATttcactaaataaaaaaaatattttaaaataatcttcaCCAGATTTACACCTGTGAAGTTGGCAGGCTTCAGAGGAAGCACTGCTGAGGAGTCTGTTTGGATGCTGGCATTTAGTGGGGAAGCtctctggaaaaatatttgattAAGCAGCACTTGAAAGGATGAGAATCCATATAACCCGTGCACTGAACCTCAGCTTTGGAAGATGCAAGAACTGAAATTCCATTAGAAAATGTTTCTGTGCTCCTTTGAATCGTGATCCTTGTACTgatggcacagctgagcctggcagCCCTCTGGACACACTGGTTCTGTGCATCCAAGGCAGCAGGATTAAAGGATGGAACCCTAAACACTCGTAACAGATTTTTacatgaaaatattatttcctcagtaataaagagaaaataatgagACACTAAGGTCTAATGGAAATAAATGGCTACTCTATGAATGGCTGGCCACTTCAAATCAAAACCAGTCCCTCCTTCAGGGCAAACCTGTGCTGAATGACTGGTAGGGGAACCAAACAGAAATCCTGCCAAGAAAATTCTTGCAGGAGGTACATGTTCTACTTACTGAAGTGTCCTCATTCCAAGTAAAAACAGAACCACAACTTCCACAGTGACCTGCAGCTGTCACTAATGATACACAGGGCGCTAGCTGCAAAGCTCAAGAAAAATCTAACCTGagcattttgatttcttttataCTGCTGTTGATCTCCAGATCTCCTTACCGAAAAGGTCCATCTGGCTTTTCCCCACGGAGGGAGAGGGACACTGCCGGAGGGAGATCGGAGACAACCACCGAAGACGGATTGACTGGCAGCCCAGCTGCCATGGACGGCCCGGGGcccagggaggagagggcagagcGGGAGGCCAGCGAGGCCAGCGGGATCATCAGCGGGTCCTGCTGCCGGGCCATGGCCGGCCGCATCAGCGGCTGCAGGGTGCGCGTGATCGTCTGCCGCATcaggggcggcggcggcggcggcggtggcggcggcagctgctgctgctgctgctgctgctgctgaatctTACGGAGCCTTTTTGTGTAACCGGTTTCATTCTTAAAGTTGTTGACAGCCTAGAGGTAGGGAAACATGTTTGAGAAGGAGATAATAAACTTCAGTAGAAATATGAACAAAAGCATTTCTACAGGAGAATCACCGTGTGTTCCTGTAAGTGCTATTAATCCTAAACCAACTAACACGCAGCTATGAACATATCCCATGGAACTCTGGTATCAATGACTGGTACCTCAGAGTCTCTGCATTAAAAGTACTTTGCTGTTAACACCCCATTTGAAAGTGAGGACATCCCGTTAAACACAAGTGTGTCCTGAATTTGCCAGATTGTCTCTAATGAGCAGTAGGCTTCTGTAAAAACAGATCATGAATTTGAAAAGTAAACTTAGCTTTGTTGAGTTCAGCTTTGCTTAAGATCTAAATTAATATCTTCATCCCTTTCAGCTCTTCATAAATAGATTTTTCTAACAAAGACTTCAGGCTAAAGTCACAACATTACCTGGCGCAGAAACTTGTTGGCGATTAAAGCATCAGGAGAAACATCTGTCTGATGGCAGGTAGGGCATGTGTGTTCCTCAGACTCCAGCAGTGCTGTTCTAATACCTGGGAATAATTAGAATATTTAAGTAGTTTATAGCCAAACTAAGTAAacttttttggttttcattaaTTACAAAAACAAGCATATGATTAATGGCGAAATATGGTCTTGAAAGCATGAAGCTGTTCATGTTCTATAGTGGGAAAAACTGGCAgaggaacaggttgcccagagaagctgtagcatccctggaagtgttcaagaccagtttcgatggggcttggagcaagctgggctAGTGAAACCACTCAAACCACTCTGAAATTCTACAACAATTTCTAGCATTCAGCAGAGGGTCAATATTTTACTGTGGTAATATATAAAGATGCAGAGCAGACTGGCATGTGACAGCTCAACTGGTCTTTTTTCCATTCTAGTACAGCAAAAAGTCATTCCATGTTAATGaataaaacacatttcaaaaaaCCATGAGGTTTGATTTCTGAAGGTTTTAACCGGCTCTAGGGAAGCACATGATCAAATGCCTCAGTATCAGTTCTTTGTAGTCTGCAGTAAGTCCCCAAAGTTGGAGACATAATTCTGTGTGAGGGAAAGGGCTGTGGACAAAATAAATGCATTCTATATCTAATACTGTAACCACCTGCACTAATATGCCCTCCCCTCATCCTCTTCCCTCTGCAGGTAAAGAGGATTGAACTAGAAACTTCAGGAGGGAAAAAGCTTTCTGCCCTGTTTTCACTGTCTACACAAGAAGAATCTTTCCCTGCTCATGACATGCTGAAGTATTCAACAGAACTAACACAGCAATTTCCTTATCTCCTATTTCTGCTCTCAGAAGATCAAATTTGATGTCTGGAATTAACAAATTTGGCAGTAACACTTACATTCATCACAGTAACTGTTTCCACAGCAGGGAATAACAACCGCATCCGTCATTATATCCTTACAAATGAGACACAACAGCTCATCTGGAATAGGATCATCTTCttctgaggaggaggatggctCCTCAGGTAGGAAGGGAGGCTTCTCCTTCTTTCCTATAGCATAAGCTTCCCTGGAAGTAGAGTggggaaagcaaaagaaagacGTTAAAGAGAAAACTCTTCCAAGCTTCGAATTTTATCAAAAAAAGCTAATATGTGGTATTCTTCTCCCTCTCCACTGGCCTTCCTAAACACAGCTATTCTGTTTGAGCTACTTTTCTGTAGCCCTAACACaagaagagggagggaggaattcTCCTGCAGAACTATCCAGTTCATTGGATCAACTAAGAAATCAGTTCAGACTAGAAAAACATTTGACAGCTTATATCAGGTGACATGAATCTCCTTTGCCAGAGGCTAAATGTAAATTGGAGGCTCAGGATAAAGCTGGTATCCCAGTAATGACATTTTCTAAGTGAAAGAAGTCTGTGTTACAGCTTCCAAAAAAGGACATCCAGGGGAGAAAACCAGAAGAGTTACCAAGAGTATTTTAGAACAGCCACTGTGCTCAGCACACACAAATGTTTTCCTAGTTTACAGCAACAGGAAAACTTAAGCCTGCTTCACATCTGAGGGAGGGAGTTGCAGTCCAACAGCTGCTTTATTACATTTTGCATTAAACCTTTGAAAGACAAACTAGAATCAAAGGGAGCTCCCAGAGAGAACAACTCCAATTACAAATGCTGCTGAAATGTTCTGCAGAAATAGCCTCAGCATACCCCACATTTAGCCAGCTCCCaggggtgtgagcagcaggaccCCCACTCTAATGTCAGGCAGCAGCATGGACTCTAAAGCTGAGACTCAGTGCCAGTGCTTCCTCCCCACATCTCCAGGGGCTGGCCAACGTGGCTGCACCGCCACTCGTGCATCTCTGCCTGGTTCCTCTCACTCCCTTTTGGGATCAGCCCAACCAACCCCATACTTACGCATCTATGGTTGGAATTGCGTATTTCCCAGTGTTGGTCAGCATGGCACCCTTTGTGTTGGGGTCCTTCACCTCCATCATAAAACTTCTTGGAATTCCTGTGCTTTTTTTAATTCTGGGAACAGACTCGAAATTTTTGTCCTATTAAGAAAGACAGACGTATCTCAAGAACCACTCTGAAAATGAGATTTCAGTGACTATTTTAAGCACAAAAACATTTAACAACCCTCTCCTCTTACCTAGTGTAAGGGTTGTTGGATTAAAATGCTCTTTTCCCCAAATGAATGCAGCCAGAGTGTTCCAGAGGCTGGAACAATATTTTGAACTCATTGACATTCTTTGGCTTAACTACAGCTTCCTTAAGGGTGAAATCCCCCAAACCAGCTCCTCCTCCAAAGGGCAATTCAGAGGGAGCTGGACTCAGGGCTTGGAGAAACTTGTTTTGAGATATATCAAGCACAGGGGTTCACAGAAAAGACCTATGGGAATATTTAGTGccagcaaaaagaaaattttacaaTTCCAGGTTTTTCTTAAATCCAAAGGGTTTTGCAACAGTGCCATGTAACCTCTGTATTTCTCACCAAAAGACACAATTCTAACTCTCcagataaaaattaaaaactgagcACCTCCCAAGTCCCGCAAGTCTTACCCCATTTGTTGGACAGTTCTTTATGTAGTGCCCAGGTTTGCCACAGCGAAAACAGGTGTAGGAGGGTGGAGGTGGCCCCACAGGTTTCTTCATGTAACTGCAagtttttgggggaaaaaagggaaagagattCATGTGTCTCTCTTGTTTAAAACAAACCATCTCTACAATTTTTACATCAACTTCAAAGAACAAGTTTCATGTTAGCAACACTTACTTGACTGGATCATATTCATGGCCAGACTGTGTCATCATAGCTTTTATTTTATCCTCCTCGGAAGCATTGGCTTCAGCCAGATTGGCAGTCTGTGCAACAGGTAATTATTTGACACACACATTAGAAACACATTTAAGCCCACGCAGCCCAAGACAACACCACTCATCCAATCCTGTAAAGAGCAGCACTAC includes these proteins:
- the RBBP6 gene encoding E3 ubiquitin-protein ligase RBBP6 isoform X1: MSCVHYKFSSKLNYDTVTFDGLHISLSDLKRQIMGREKLKAADCDLQITNAQTKEEYTDDSALIPKNSSVIVRRIPIGGVKATSKTYVMTPKSHKILETTFRSRSEPVSGTSKAIDDSSASISLAQLTKTANLAEANASEEDKIKAMMTQSGHEYDPVNYMKKPVGPPPPSYTCFRCGKPGHYIKNCPTNGDKNFESVPRIKKSTGIPRSFMMEVKDPNTKGAMLTNTGKYAIPTIDAEAYAIGKKEKPPFLPEEPSSSSEEDDPIPDELLCLICKDIMTDAVVIPCCGNSYCDECIRTALLESEEHTCPTCHQTDVSPDALIANKFLRQAVNNFKNETGYTKRLRKIQQQQQQQQQLPPPPPPPPPPLMRQTITRTLQPLMRPAMARQQDPLMIPLASLASRSALSSLGPGPSMAAGLPVNPSSVVVSDLPPAVSLSLRGEKPDGPFRDADAVLPPALMTAAELSKSSPLSISSLLEEKGYQVPVLRQPAIPSLLGPQGQSIPTTGHPMRAGALRRPGWELSNRGRPHSDRAQRTQAPSLPASAPVFVPVPPPPLYPPPPHALPLPPGVPPPQFPPQFPPGQPPSAGYTVPPPGYPPAPANMSSAWVPTAVPAAHSNTIPTTQAPPLSREEFYREQRRLKEEEKKKSKLDEFTNDFAKELMEYKKIQKERRRSFSRSKSPYSASSYSRSSYTYSKSRSGSSRSRSYSRSFSRSHSRSYSRSPPYQRRGKGKSRNYRSRSRSHGYHRSRSRSPPYRRYHSRSRSPVFRGQSPTKRTVPQGEAEREYFNRYREVPPYDMKAYYGRSVDFRDPFEKERYREWERNYREWYEKFYKGYAVGAQPRPPVSRENFSPERFGPPGTRRENSPYARGRREEYPAGQSHRNRNVAGNYPEKPGRESHGIKDPTKSKEKEVENPLGDGKGNKHKKHRKRRKGDESEGFPNVELLEGARKPREPVPTEDAKTDSLFMLPSRDDATPVRDEPMEADSIAFKPVSEKEKKEKDKPKAKVEKTKRKVEVAAAPKKDSVAKPAKASQEKVDPDREKSPRMEPPVKKVKEELPKTDSVKTSSSQKDEKALGTPRKAHPKVTKDHPETRPAKEDKAKKEHPKEAKAEKPSSKEEKSKKPAEKSKLSDAKLEKRKRKAEEKADKEHEATSAKAYKPETAELKTSPKGKAEPEGEKGERTPEKDKAAFLNNPSKKIKLNRETGKKIVSGENVPPGKEAVEKPEPSSSKVKAEKTKGKARRKVTAADGASSTLVDYTSTSSTGGSPVRKPEEKPDTKRTVIKTLEEYNNDITAPAEDVIIMIQVPQSKWDKDDFESEEEDIKSTTQVPPAVGKPTSVIKPVSAKAPNPLKHTEKETEPLEKIQKAAKETSYESTQHDAKSSKSSVSSEKGKTKDRDHSLSDKDSSEKRKSSVQPEKEHSERTAEQGNGKTVSQSSKDGRSSEKHDSGRGSATKDFTPNRDKKSDHDGSREHSSSKRRDEKSESARRKDSPSRIRDSTAVQKSKPREERAEPAKKGPAEAKRSSYSPQRERKPAEHKAVHEPKRPAEEHKAPDKNPGKEKEKEKEKEKHVPEVKSNKEKEPGGNKPPVKQDSPEVKVEKENVAAQSDKGAAKPKPPVSSAARLSSDLTRETDEAAFVPDYNESDSESNVSAKDEEAAGKTPKEAKEKAVDKAKEEAAAPVPAEQPEVGRSQSQSSPSVSRSRSHSPSESQTRSHSSSASSGESQDSKKKKKKKEKKKHKKHKKHKKHKKHMGNETELEKSQKHKHKKKKSKKSKDKEKDDQKVKSVTT
- the RBBP6 gene encoding E3 ubiquitin-protein ligase RBBP6 isoform X3; amino-acid sequence: MSCVHYKFSSKLNYDTVTFDGLHISLSDLKRQIMGREKLKAADCDLQITNAQTKEEYTDDSALIPKNSSVIVRRIPIGGVKATSKTYVMTPKSHKILETTFRSRSEPVSGTSKAIDDSSASISLAQLTKTANLAEANASEEDKIKAMMTQSGHEYDPVNYMKKPVGPPPPSYTCFRCGKPGHYIKNCPTNGDKNFESVPRIKKSTGIPRSFMMEVKDPNTKGAMLTNTGKYAIPTIDAEAYAIGKKEKPPFLPEEPSSSSEEDDPIPDELLCLICKDIMTDAVVIPCCGNSYCDECIRTALLESEEHTCPTCHQTDVSPDALIANKFLRQAVNNFKNETGYTKRLRKIQQQQQQQQQLPPPPPPPPPPLMRQTITRTLQPLMRPAMARQQDPLMIPLASLASRSALSSLGPGPSMAAGLPVNPSSVVVSDLPPAVSLSLRGEKPDGPFRDADAVLPPALMTAAELSKSSPLSISSLLEEKGYQVPVLRQPAIPSLLGPQGQSIPTTGHPMRAGALRRPGWELSNRGRPHSDRAQRTQAPSLPASAPVFVPVPPPPLYPPPPHALPLPPGVPPPQFPPQFPPGQPPSAGYTVPPPGYPPAPANMSSAWVPTAVPAAHSNTIPTTQAPPLSREEFYREQRRLKEESKSPYSASSYSRSSYTYSKSRSGSSRSRSYSRSFSRSHSRSYSRSPPYQRRGKGKSRNYRSRSRSHGYHRSRSRSPPYRRYHSRSRSPVFRGQSPTKRTVPQGEAEREYFNRYREVPPYDMKAYYGRSVDFRDPFEKERYREWERNYREWYEKFYKGYAVGAQPRPPVSRENFSPERFGPPGTRRENSPYARGRREEYPAGQSHRNRNVAGNYPEKPGRESHGIKDPTKSKEKEVENPLGDGKGNKHKKHRKRRKGDESEGFPNVELLEGARKPREPVPTEDAKTDSLFMLPSRDDATPVRDEPMEADSIAFKPVSEKEKKEKDKPKAKVEKTKRKVEVAAAPKKDSVAKPAKASQEKVDPDREKSPRMEPPVKKVKEELPKTDSVKTSSSQKDEKALGTPRKAHPKVTKDHPETRPAKEDKAKKEHPKEAKAEKPSSKEEKSKKPAEKSKLSDAKLEKRKRKAEEKADKEHEATSAKAYKPETAELKTSPKGKAEPEGEKGERTPEKDKAAFLNNPSKKIKLNRETGKKIVSGENVPPGKEAVEKPEPSSSKVKAEKTKGKARRKVTAADGASSTLVDYTSTSSTGGSPVRKPEEKPDTKRTVIKTLEEYNNDITAPAEDVIIMIQVPQSKWDKDDFESEEEDIKSTTQVPPAVGKPTSVIKPVSAKAPNPLKHTEKETEPLEKIQKAAKETSYESTQHDAKSSKSSVSSEKGKTKDRDHSLSDKDSSEKRKSSVQPEKEHSERTAEQGNGKTVSQSSKDGRSSEKHDSGRGSATKDFTPNRDKKSDHDGSREHSSSKRRDEKSESARRKDSPSRIRDSTAVQKSKPREERAEPAKKGPAEAKRSSYSPQRERKPAEHKAVHEPKRPAEEHKAPDKNPGKEKEKEKEKEKHVPEVKSNKEKEPGGNKPPVKQDSPEVKVEKENVAAQSDKGAAKPKPPVSSAARLSSDLTRETDEAAFVPDYNESDSESNVSAKDEEAAGKTPKEAKEKAVDKAKEEAAAPVPAEQPEVGRSQSQSSPSVSRSRSHSPSESQTRSHSSSASSGESQDSKKKKKKKEKKKHKKHKKHKKHKKHMGNETELEKSQKHKHKKKKSKKSKDKEKDDQKVKSVTT